In Rattus norvegicus strain BN/NHsdMcwi chromosome 3, GRCr8, whole genome shotgun sequence, a genomic segment contains:
- the Hoxd3 gene encoding homeobox protein Hox-D3 isoform X1: MLFEQGQQALELPECTMQKAAYYENPGLFGGYGYSKATDAYGYSTPHQPYPPPAAANSLDSDYPSSACSIQSSAPLRAPAHKGAELNGSCMRPGTGNSQGGGGGNQPPGLNSEQQPPQPPPPPPTLPPSSPTNPGSGVPAKKTKGGPNASSSSSTISKQIFPWMKESRQNSKQKNSCATSGENCEDKSPPGPASKRVRTAYTSAQLVELEKEFHFNRYLCRPRRVEMANLLNLTERQIKIWFQNRRMKYKKDQKAKGILHSPAGQSPERSPPLGGAAGHVAYSGQLPPVPGLAYDAPSPPAFAKSQPNMYGLAAYTAPLSSCLPQQKRYAAPEFEPHPMASNGGGFASANLQGSPVYVGGNFVDSMAPASGPVFNLGHLSHPSSASVDYSCAAQIPGNHHHGPCDPHPTYTDLSAHHTSQGRLPEAPKLTHL, from the exons ATGTTATTTGAGCAGGGTCAGCAGGCCCTGGAGCTTCCTGAGTGCACCATGCAGAAGGCTGCATACTATGAGAACCCAGGACTCTTTGGAGGCTATGGATACAGCAAAGCCACTGATGCATATGGCTATAGCACTCCTCATCAACCCTACCCACCCCCTGCTGCTGCCAACTCCCTGGACAGTGATTACCCAAGTTCTGCCTGCTCCATCCAGAGTTCTGCACCTCTTCGAGCCCCAGCCCACAAAGGAGCGGAACTCAACGGTAGCTGCATGCGGCCTGGCACTGGGAACagccagggtgggggtggaggcaaCCAACCTCCTGGCCTGAACTCAGAGCAGCAGCCACCGCAACCTCCCCCTCCACCACCCACCCTGCCCCCATCCTCACCCACCAATCCCGGAAGCGGAGTGCCTGCCAAGAAGACCAAGGGTGGGCCCAATGCTTCTAGCTCTTCCTCTACCATCAGCAAGCAGATCTTCCCCTGGATGAAGGAATCCCGACAGAACTCAAAGCAGAAGAACAGCTGTGCCACTTCAG GAGAGAACTGCGAGGACAAGAGCCCACCGGGCCCGGCATCCAAGAGGGTGCGCACGGCGTACACGAGTGCTCAGCTGGTAGAGCTGGAGAAGGAGTTCCACTTCAACCGCTACCTGTGCCGGCCGCGCCGCGTGGAGATGGCTAACCTGCTGAACCTCACCGAACGCCAGATCAAGATCTGGTTCCAGAACCGTCGCATGAAGTACAAGAAGGACCAGAAGGCCAAGGGCATCCTGCATTCTCCCGCAGGCCAGTCCCCGGAGCGCAGCCCACCTCTTGGAGGAGCGGCGGGCCACGTGGCCTACTCCGGCCAGCTGCCGCCCGTGCCCGGCCTGGCCTACGACGCACCCTCGCCGCCGGCTTTCGCTAAATCGCAGCCCAATATGTACGGCCTGGCCGCCTACACGGCGCCTCTCAGTAGCTGCCTGCCGCAGCAGAAGCGTTACGCGGCGCCCGAGTTCGAGCCCCACCCCATGGCGAGCAACGGCGGCGGCTTCGCCAGCGCCAACCTGCAGGGCAGCCCGGTGTACGTAGGTGGCAACTTCGTCGACTCCATGGCGCCCGCGTCCGGGCCGGTCTTCAATCTGGGTCACCTCTCGCACCCGTCTTCGGCCAGCGTGGACTACAGCTGCGCCGCGCAAATCCCTGGCAACCATCACCACGGACCGTGCGACCCTCATCCCACCTACACAGATCTCTCGGCTCACCACACGTCTCAGGGACGCCTGCCCGAGGCCCCCAAACTGACACATCTGTAG